Proteins found in one Candidatus Latescibacterota bacterium genomic segment:
- a CDS encoding Coenzyme F420 hydrogenase/dehydrogenase, beta subunit C-terminal domain translates to MSVQLPCETLISKIVDTGLCTRCGTCVGVCHLDNISIPDYMGDCLPSAGNRCDSCGLCLSSCPGGEVDFSRLEKRFICDSKTDPFTGIVKSAWVARAVDEKVRASGASGGIVTALLNFLIETDNADGALVYSMDRDKPFVGRGVIARSKAEVAEASQSKYHLSPMNEALADLRDAERIAVSGLPCQIHGIRKLQDSGWEKASSIGPCVGIYCGNNLYYEATRVMMKKMGVKSLEDVKRLSYREGDWPGYFSVVNKNDESLRVSKLDFNQAIPFYINHRCLFCTDLTNELSDISVGDAWSKEGLEEGGWSIVLARTGEGEKLVRSAIETGIIIAEDISHQEVLSMHAHAFDLKKYGSWLRVSAWKYLGYKVPSFNQARPDIKTGRKIAEILFSMQFMLCSSKVGRKMFSLLPVGALGPIFRWLRRTWINISRRN, encoded by the coding sequence ATGTCTGTACAGCTGCCGTGTGAAACTTTGATCAGTAAGATCGTCGATACAGGGTTGTGCACAAGGTGTGGGACGTGTGTGGGGGTCTGTCATCTCGATAATATATCTATTCCCGACTATATGGGTGATTGTCTTCCAAGTGCTGGAAACAGGTGTGATTCATGTGGATTATGTCTTTCTTCCTGTCCCGGAGGGGAAGTCGATTTTTCAAGACTTGAAAAAAGATTTATATGTGATTCAAAGACGGATCCATTTACCGGTATTGTAAAAAGTGCATGGGTCGCTCGCGCTGTCGACGAAAAGGTAAGGGCATCTGGCGCCAGCGGTGGAATAGTCACAGCGTTGCTGAACTTTCTCATCGAGACAGACAATGCGGATGGGGCGCTTGTATATTCCATGGACAGAGATAAACCCTTCGTCGGGAGAGGTGTGATAGCCAGGTCCAAGGCAGAAGTAGCAGAAGCATCTCAGAGCAAATATCATCTCAGTCCGATGAACGAGGCACTTGCGGATCTTAGAGACGCCGAGAGGATAGCAGTAAGCGGTCTTCCATGCCAGATTCATGGAATTAGAAAATTGCAGGATTCGGGTTGGGAGAAAGCTTCGTCCATAGGCCCATGTGTGGGTATATACTGCGGAAACAATCTGTATTATGAAGCTACCAGGGTGATGATGAAAAAGATGGGAGTCAAGTCTTTAGAGGATGTGAAAAGACTTTCGTATCGAGAAGGAGACTGGCCCGGATATTTTTCAGTGGTCAATAAGAATGACGAATCTTTGAGGGTATCCAAGCTGGATTTCAATCAGGCTATCCCCTTTTATATAAATCATAGATGCTTGTTCTGCACGGACCTGACAAACGAGCTTAGTGATATAAGTGTGGGGGATGCCTGGTCGAAAGAGGGTTTGGAAGAGGGTGGATGGTCGATAGTCCTGGCGAGAACCGGGGAGGGTGAGAAGCTTGTAAGAAGTGCAATCGAGACTGGAATCATCATAGCAGAGGATATCAGCCATCAAGAGGTCCTTTCCATGCATGCGCATGCTTTTGATCTGAAGAAATATGGGTCATGGCTGAGAGTCAGTGCCTGGAAGTATCTGGGGTATAAAGTCCCATCGTTCAATCAGGCTCGCCCAGATATCAAAACAGGCAGAAAAATAGCTGAAATACTATTCTCGATGCAATTCATGCTTTGTTCTTCAAAAGTCGGGCGAAAGATGTTCTCTCTCCTTCCGGTAGGAGCACTTGGTCCGATTTTCAGATGGTTGCGCAGGACATGGATAAATATTTCCCGCCGGAACTGA
- the dnaK gene encoding molecular chaperone DnaK: MSKIIGIDLGTTNSCVAVIEGGEPVIIPNPEGGRTTPSIAGFKDDEKLVGTLAKRQAVTNPTDTVFSIKRFMGRKFSEVEMEISEVPYKVKKGPNGDVRIMASGKEYSPPEISAMTLQYLKEAAETYLGEKVTKAVITVPAYFNDSQRQATKDAGKIAGLEVERIINEPTAASLAYGLDKKGEKTIAVFDLGGGTFDVSVLELGESVFEVKATNGDTHLGGDDFDKRVIDWLVSEFKKDQGIDISSDPMALQRLKEAAEKAKCELSTVPQADINLPFITADSSGPKHLNVKLTRAKFEQLTEDLVQRTVGPCKNALKDAGLSASDIQEVILVGGTTRMPAVHAKVKEIFGREPHQGVNPDEVVALGAAIQGGVLAGDVHDVLLLDVTPLSLGIETLGGVMTRLIDRNSTIPTRKSEIFSTAADNQTTVEIHVLQGEREMASSNKSIGRFQLAGLPPASRGIPQIEVTFDIDANGILNVAAKDKATDKEQKIIIQASSGLSDDDIDRMVGEAEVHASEDKTKRELIDIKNQADQMAYQTEKQIEEHKDKIPSGDMDELRKVLEELKESSKVDDVERIKKAIEAHNSVWQKAAQAMYQNAAPEQQPEGEQPEDGGDKTGESKEDDQVVDAEFEVIDDEEKK; this comes from the coding sequence ATGAGCAAGATTATAGGAATCGATCTGGGAACGACAAATTCATGTGTAGCGGTCATAGAAGGCGGAGAACCTGTGATCATCCCCAATCCCGAGGGTGGAAGGACCACACCCTCGATCGCCGGATTCAAAGACGACGAGAAATTGGTGGGGACTCTGGCAAAGCGCCAGGCTGTGACGAATCCGACTGATACCGTATTCTCGATCAAGAGATTCATGGGGAGAAAATTCTCGGAAGTCGAAATGGAGATATCAGAAGTTCCGTACAAAGTAAAAAAAGGGCCGAATGGTGATGTCAGGATAATGGCGAGTGGTAAGGAATATTCACCTCCGGAGATCTCGGCCATGACTCTGCAGTATCTCAAAGAGGCGGCGGAGACGTATCTAGGCGAAAAGGTGACGAAAGCAGTCATCACAGTTCCTGCCTACTTTAATGACAGCCAGAGGCAGGCGACCAAGGACGCTGGAAAGATCGCTGGGCTTGAAGTAGAGAGGATCATCAACGAGCCTACTGCAGCATCTTTGGCATATGGCCTCGACAAAAAAGGCGAAAAGACCATTGCTGTTTTCGATCTCGGCGGCGGTACGTTTGATGTATCAGTTCTTGAGCTTGGAGAATCAGTATTTGAAGTCAAGGCTACGAACGGAGACACCCACCTGGGTGGGGATGATTTCGATAAGAGGGTGATCGACTGGCTGGTTTCGGAATTCAAGAAAGATCAGGGAATAGACATATCGAGCGATCCAATGGCTCTTCAACGCCTGAAAGAAGCAGCCGAGAAAGCAAAATGTGAACTCTCGACAGTGCCTCAAGCGGACATAAACCTGCCATTTATTACTGCAGACAGCTCTGGCCCCAAGCATCTCAATGTCAAACTCACGAGGGCTAAATTCGAACAGTTGACCGAAGACCTTGTCCAGAGGACTGTCGGGCCTTGCAAAAACGCGCTAAAGGACGCTGGACTTTCAGCTTCGGATATCCAGGAAGTCATACTCGTCGGCGGAACGACAAGGATGCCGGCTGTACATGCAAAGGTGAAGGAGATTTTCGGTCGTGAACCGCATCAGGGAGTCAATCCTGACGAAGTAGTAGCTCTTGGCGCCGCGATCCAGGGTGGAGTACTCGCGGGGGATGTGCATGATGTCCTTCTTCTCGATGTCACTCCTCTTTCACTCGGCATCGAGACTCTGGGTGGCGTGATGACGAGATTGATAGACAGGAACTCTACTATTCCCACAAGGAAGAGTGAGATATTCTCTACTGCCGCGGATAACCAGACCACAGTGGAGATTCATGTTCTCCAGGGAGAGAGGGAGATGGCGTCGAGCAATAAGTCGATCGGTCGTTTCCAGCTCGCAGGCCTGCCTCCAGCCTCAAGGGGAATTCCCCAGATCGAGGTGACTTTTGACATCGACGCTAACGGTATACTGAATGTTGCCGCAAAAGATAAGGCTACAGATAAGGAACAGAAGATCATTATCCAGGCTTCCAGCGGATTGTCTGACGATGATATAGACAGGATGGTAGGAGAAGCAGAAGTCCACGCGAGTGAAGATAAGACAAAACGTGAGTTGATCGATATCAAGAACCAGGCAGACCAGATGGCCTACCAGACCGAGAAACAGATTGAGGAACACAAGGACAAGATCCCTTCCGGGGACATGGATGAATTGAGAAAAGTCCTTGAAGAGCTGAAGGAATCCTCCAAGGTCGATGATGTGGAAAGAATCAAAAAAGCAATAGAAGCACATAACTCGGTATGGCAGAAAGCTGCCCAGGCGATGTATCAGAACGCGGCCCCTGAACAGCAGCCCGAGGGGGAACAGCCTGAGGATGGCGGGGATAAGACGGGAGAATCGAAAGAAGACGATCAGGTCGTCGATGC
- a CDS encoding HD domain-containing protein yields the protein MNEISGFTYGRKNRRWERSVLEEGGLFLVGGIVRDILLGRAEEKVDADYLVTGIELERLIDILRPHGKIDFVGKSFGVLKFREPGYESVDISLPRNESSTGPRHRDFNVSYDPFLPIEKDLVRRDFTINSMAIDLDGMMLVDPLDGKSDLAAALLRVNRRESFVEDPLRIIRGIQFMARLELSVEKNTAVMMKKHSHRLRNISPERIRMELDKLLLLSERPSSAFIFMHENSILDKILPELEETWGVEQNEFHKYDLFTHSVMACDLAPPELHLRLAALFHDLGKKSTRREYKGKIVFYRHEEDSARSAAAIMRRLKYSNELVDRVEHLIRHHMFFITEEWSDSAIRRFVARVGVENVDDLMVLRMADGKSRGESGEETENEVKYSMRRIEEVIRIDSAFKRSDLNINGKDLIKEIGLAEGRKIGFVLDKLLDSVLDDPAINTRDQLLKIARKLYGDIKKGEFL from the coding sequence ATGAATGAAATATCCGGATTTACGTATGGTAGAAAAAACCGCCGCTGGGAGAGATCGGTCCTTGAAGAGGGTGGTCTCTTCCTGGTCGGCGGCATTGTACGCGACATTCTTCTCGGCAGGGCAGAGGAGAAGGTGGATGCCGACTATCTTGTAACAGGAATAGAGCTGGAGAGGCTGATCGACATTCTACGGCCACACGGGAAGATCGATTTTGTCGGCAAATCCTTTGGTGTACTTAAGTTCAGAGAACCTGGTTATGAGTCTGTTGATATATCCCTGCCAAGAAATGAATCGTCAACGGGACCCCGCCACAGGGATTTTAATGTCAGCTACGATCCATTTCTGCCGATTGAAAAAGACCTCGTCAGGCGCGACTTTACTATAAATTCAATGGCTATCGATCTGGACGGTATGATGTTGGTTGACCCGCTCGATGGAAAATCGGATCTTGCGGCGGCACTATTGAGAGTCAATCGCAGGGAATCTTTTGTCGAGGATCCTCTGAGGATAATCAGGGGCATTCAGTTTATGGCCAGATTAGAATTGTCAGTCGAGAAAAACACTGCAGTCATGATGAAGAAACATTCGCACAGGCTCAGAAATATTTCGCCTGAGCGTATCAGGATGGAACTTGACAAGCTTCTGCTTCTTTCTGAGAGACCCTCAAGCGCTTTTATCTTCATGCATGAGAATTCTATTTTAGATAAGATCCTGCCTGAACTGGAAGAAACATGGGGTGTGGAACAAAACGAATTTCACAAGTACGATCTGTTTACCCATTCAGTGATGGCATGTGATCTGGCTCCGCCAGAGCTGCATCTCAGGCTTGCAGCCCTATTCCATGATCTGGGAAAGAAAAGCACAAGGAGAGAATATAAAGGTAAGATCGTATTTTATAGGCACGAAGAAGACAGTGCCAGATCGGCCGCAGCAATAATGCGAAGGCTTAAATATTCAAATGAACTGGTAGACAGAGTCGAACACCTGATACGTCACCACATGTTTTTCATAACGGAGGAATGGTCTGATTCAGCGATAAGGAGATTTGTAGCAAGAGTCGGTGTAGAAAACGTGGATGATCTTATGGTGTTGAGGATGGCGGATGGAAAATCCAGAGGGGAGTCGGGAGAGGAAACGGAAAATGAAGTGAAGTACTCTATGCGGCGAATTGAAGAGGTAATCAGGATAGATTCAGCATTCAAGAGGAGTGACCTGAATATTAATGGAAAAGATCTGATAAAAGAGATTGGATTGGCCGAGGGAAGGAAAATCGGGTTCGTTCTGGATAAGCTTCTTGATTCGGTGCTCGATGATCCAGCTATCAACACGAGGGATCAACTTCTAAAGATCGCCAGGAAGCTGTATGGGGATATAAAGAAAGGAGAGTTCCTGTAA